The following proteins are co-located in the Candidatus Omnitrophota bacterium genome:
- the rplK gene encoding 50S ribosomal protein L11 → MAKKVKAIIKLYCPAGSANPAPPVGPALGQHGLNIMEFCKTFNERSKGQEGLTLPVVITAYEDRSFTFIIKSPPSTVLLKRAAGVAKASGTPNKEKVGKVTKEQVKEIAKMKMKDLNTADIEKAVKMIKGTARNMGIEVEE, encoded by the coding sequence ATGGCAAAGAAAGTAAAAGCGATCATAAAGCTATATTGTCCGGCCGGAAGCGCAAACCCGGCGCCGCCGGTAGGGCCCGCTTTGGGCCAGCACGGCCTTAATATAATGGAGTTCTGTAAAACTTTTAACGAGAGGTCAAAAGGCCAGGAAGGGCTGACGCTGCCGGTCGTGATAACGGCGTATGAGGACAGGTCTTTTACCTTTATAATAAAGAGCCCACCGTCGACCGTCCTTTTGAAGCGGGCGGCCGGAGTCGCCAAGGCGAGCGGCACCCCCAATAAGGAGAAGGTCGGGAAGGTCACGAAGGAACAGGTCAAAGAGATAGCGAAGATGAAGATGAAGGACCTGAATACCGCCGATATCGAAAAGGCGGTAAAGATGATAAAAGGCACCGCCAGGAACATGGGC